The following coding sequences lie in one Lolium perenne isolate Kyuss_39 chromosome 2, Kyuss_2.0, whole genome shotgun sequence genomic window:
- the LOC127330458 gene encoding uncharacterized protein produces MGEVPSLCSVVPRRAAAHFRLPRHGLRRKVHVVRLGGAGARRAGCARVLCSLRGRMKLRWLSSAMWRLAGVCVAVMSGPPGVSDGPPSWTGMEPCFAAPLVAAVLVRRAGQDC; encoded by the coding sequence ATGGGGGAGGTGCCGTCGCTGTGCAGCGTcgtgccgcgccgcgccgccgcgcacTTCCGGCTGCCGCGCCACGGGCTGCGCCGCAAGGTCCACGTCGTCCGGCTCGGCGGCGCCGGCGCACGGCGGGCGGGTTGCGCCCGCGTGCTCTGCAGCCTCCGGGGCCGGATGAAGCTGCGGTGGCTCAGCAGCGCCATGTGGCGGCTCGCCGGGGTCTGCGTGGCGGTGATGTCGGGACCACCCGGGGTTTCCGACGGCCCGCCGTCGTGGACGGGCATGGAGCCGTGCTTCGCCGCGCCCTTGGTGGCGGCCGTGCTGGTGCGGCGCGCGGGGCAAGACTGCTAG
- the LOC127335000 gene encoding 3-oxoacyl-[acyl-carrier-protein] synthase I, chloroplastic produces MHANAPHTLGLHVPPPAFPRRRERLRRRSAAAVRAAGATSAAPQRETDPRKRVVITGMGLASVFGNEVDAFYDRLLAGESGVGTIDRFDPGSFPTRFAGQIRGFSSEGYIDGKNDRRLDDCIRYCILSGKKALENAGLATGSDAHGKLDVGKAGVLVGTGMGGLTAFSDAIQNLTEKGYKRISPFFIPYSITNMGSALLAMDVGFMGPNYSISTACATSNFCFYAAANHIRRGDADIIVAGGTEAAILPIGLGGFVACRALSQRNDDPATASRPWDTGRDGFVMGEGAGVLVMESLEHAMKRGAPIVAEYLGGAVNCDAYHLTDPRSDGMGVSSCITKSLQDAGVAPEEVNYINAHATSTLAGDLAEVRAIKQVFKNTSEIKINSTKSMIGHCLGAAGGLEAIATIKSITTGWVHPTINQFNPEPEVNFDTVANEKKQHEVNVAISNSFGFGGHNSVVVFAPFKL; encoded by the exons ATGCACGCCAACGCGCCCCACACCCTCGGCCTCCACGTCCCCCCACCCGCGTTCCCCCGCCGCCGCGAGCGCCTGCGGCGGCGCTCCGCCGCTGCCGTCCGCGCCGCGGGGGCCACCTCGGCGGCGCCGCAGAGGGAGACGGACCCCAGGAAGCGGGTGGTGATCACGGGGATGGGGCTGGCGTCGGTGTTCGGGAACGAAGTGGACGCCTTCTACGACCGGCTCCTGGCCGGGGAGAGCGGGGTGGGGACTATCGACCGCTTCGACCCCGGAAGCTTCCCCACGAGGTTCGCGGGGCAGATACGGGGGTTCTCGTCGGAGGGGTACATCGACGGCAAGAACGATCGCAGGCTCGACGACTGCATCCGCTACTGCATCCTCAGCGGCAAGAAGGCGCTCGAGAACGCCGGGCTCGCCACTGGCTCCGACGCCCACGGCAAG CTTGATGTTGGGAAGGCTGGTGTTCTTGTGGGGACTGGCATGGGTGGCCTAACAGCATTCTCCGATGCTATTCAGAACCTTACTGAGAAGGGATACAAAAGGATTTCACCTTTCTTTATCCCATATTCTATTACTAACATGGGTTCAGCTTTGCTTGCTATGGATGTTGGTTTCATGGGTCCCAACTACTCGATCTCAACTGCATGTGCAACCTCTAACTTCTGCTTTTATGCCGCTGCGAACCATATTCGTCGTGGTGACGCTGATATTATCGTTGCTGGTGGAACTGAAGCTGCTATCCTTCCAATCGGTCTTGGAGGTTTTGTAGCCTGTAGAGCATTATCACAAAGGAATGATGATCCAGCAACTGCATCTAGGCCATGGGATACAGGGCGGGATGGCTTTGTtatgggtgaaggtgctggtgtactg GTTATGGAGAGCCTGGAGCACGCAATGAAGCGTGGTGCACCAATAGTTGCTGAGTACTTGGGAGGCGCGGTGAACTGTGATGCCTACCACTTGACTGATCCCAGATCAGATGGAATGGGTGTATCATCCTGTATTACGAAGAGCCTCCAAGATGCAGGTGTTGCACCAGAGGAG gTGAACTACATCAACGCACATGCAACTTCCACACTTGCTGGTGACTTGGCTGAAGTGAGAGCCATCAAGCAAGTCTTCAAAAATACTTCTGAGATCAAGATCAATTCAACAAAG TCTATGATAGGCCATTGCCTGGGTGCAGCTGGTGGATTAGAAGCCATTGCCACTATCAAGTCCATAACTACTGGATGGGTCCATCCTACCATTAACCAATTT AACCCAGAGCCCGAAGTTAATTTTGATACAGTAGCCAACGAAAAGAAGCAGCATGAAGTGAATGTGG CCATTTCTAACTCATTTGGATTTGGAGGGCACAATTCAGTGGTAGTATTCGCGCCATTCAAGCTGTGA
- the LOC127335001 gene encoding sm-like protein LSM1B → MSWAGPDEILLSTSLAGFLDKKLIVLLRDGRKLLGTLCSFDQFANVVLQGACERVIVGELYCDVPLGLYVIRGENVVLIGELDLEKDELPSHMTCVSEAEIRTAEKAEKEARDLKGTMRKRMEFLDFD, encoded by the exons ATGTCTTGGGCCGGGCCCGACGAGATCCTCCTCTCCACCTCCCTAGCCGGCTTCTTGGACA AGAAACTTATTGTCCTACTACGAGATGGAAGAAAGCTGCTTGGCACCCTCTGCTCATTTGATCAGTTCG CGAATGTTGTTCTTCAGGGTGCTTGTGAACGAGTAATTGTAGGCGAACTATATTGTGATGTCCCTCTTGGACTATATGTGATCCGGGGAGAGAATGTTGTATTAATCGGAGAATTG GATCTTGAGAAGGATGAACTCCCTAGTCACATGACCTGTGTTTCGGAGGCTGAAATAAGAACG GCTGAGAAAGCAGAAAAGGAAGCAAGAGATCTGAAAGGCACAATGAGAAAAAGGATGGAGTTCCTCGATTTCGATTAA